The following proteins come from a genomic window of Nostoc sp. TCL26-01:
- a CDS encoding 4-oxalocrotonate tautomerase family protein has translation MPFVTVKIARGHSIEKKRQLVEAITNALVTALDTKPEWITIHIDEFERENWAVNGILHCDRHRRRHDETGR, from the coding sequence AATTGCCAGAGGACACTCCATCGAGAAAAAACGGCAATTAGTAGAAGCCATTACTAATGCCCTCGTTACAGCTTTAGATACCAAACCAGAATGGATTACTATTCATATTGATGAATTTGAGCGAGAAAATTGGGCTGTAAATGGAATATTACACTGTGATAGACATCGGAGAAGACATGATGAAACAGGTAG